TATTGATATGATTGTCATAGAAGTGGTTTGTTTTGGACAACGCTTTATCTTTAATTTTCTACTAACTTCCTGGAAGTTTTCAGAGTAATGTTTAGGACATGGTACAAATTAGGTAcaaattacaagaaaaaaagaaggaaaaaagttgTGATTTTAAGTAATAAGTACAGATTCATTATATTTGGGATCATACATAGTTGTTGCTTTCCAAAGATTCGCAATAATTAGATGCTCATAATTCTTTAATGGATAGAAAATACTTGTTGTATGTCAAATGATATATTATCCATTAAAAAAACCATTAAATACCTGCCAGTTGCTCAGAAGATTGCcagaaaatgttacatttttattccacATGTCACAGTGCCTTTTACAATTTACTGTATATTCCTCGTTACAAATGTCTAAATAATATGGTATGAAATCTTTTTTCTAAGTGtgtgtataaaagaaaatgaccTTCAGTCACTTCTTAATCTGagcattgtgtgtttgttctgcagCAGGGAGGAGAATGACGTTGATGGAGAAATTGAGGATCTAGTTGCCTACTTTGAGCATCAGCTCACTCTGGAAAACTCCTTTCCAAAGATCTGCACTCCTGAGATGGAAAGGAGTCAGATGCACATTTcaggttaaaaagaaaaacaacaacaaaaaagacacaGAAGTCTTAATCACATGTACTTTTATTCctaatgtttcctttttttatgtgACTGCAGCCTTGCCACGGGAAATCCTGATGTACATATTTCGTTGGGTAGTGTCGAGTGATCTGGACATGCGAGCCCTGGAGCAGCTCTCTTTGGTTTGCCGTGGATTTTACATGTGTGCAAGGTCAGCCCTGCTGTCATATCAGATTTATGTCAATTGCTTTGTCAATTCATTGCTTTTCCAGAATTAGCTTTTTGGTTgacttatttttaattattttcccCCTTTAATTTCTGTCCAGGGATCCTGAGATTTGGCGTTTAGCCTGTTTAAGAGTGTGGGGACGGAGCTGCACCAAACCTGTACCCTTCATATCCTGGAGAGAGATGTTTCTGCAGAGGCCTCGTGTCCGTTTTGATGGTAGATACACATTCAGCTGATTGAAAATTAGGCGTTCTTTGTCATACTTTGCGAGAACAACATTGGTATATATTTCCTCTCACACATGAGCTCATAATACTGTAGCAGTCACTTCTGAGACTTACCTGCTTCTAACATGCAGCACCCTGTTACCCCCTGCAGTGAGGGGCGTCAATGGCAACTTTTTAGAGAAGACGTCACtgtaaaaatctgaaaaaatgcCAGCTTGTGAATTGTTAGACTACAGGGTTCAAGTTTATTGTTAGTACAAGGAAAGTAGTGGTGAAGTTGCTGCTTTCAGTGTGCTGCCATGACAAGCTGATCAACTGTGTAGTTTACAGGCGTTAAATGACTCCCTCCATACAAAGACATATAATATAGCTATCGTCTCAAAATGGCTTTTCCATGGTTAGCTACAGATTGGAATTGATAACGTTGCACTGATCCTGATGTTGTTTCTTAATACTGATGTTAActttccattcattttctgaTCAGGTGTCTATATCAGCAAGACATCATACATGCGTCAAGGAGAGGAATCCCTGGATGGATTTTACAGGGCTTGGCATCACGTTGAGTACTACAGGTAGTTATTTGAATCCTGccattacatttgttttatgaATTTGTGTAAAGATCAAAGCTAAATGTTATCATATGACAGGTACCTCCGGTTCTTCCCTGATGGCAGCGTAATCATGCTGACCACCCCTGAGGACCCTCTGTCTGTCGTTCCTCGCTTGCGTACTAGGAACACCAGGTACACCGTCTGTCTTTACCTTCTCAGCTGAAAAGGACGTTGGACTATAACAACTTTTAACTGAACTTACAAACTTAATATAACACTTCTAACAATTGATTGAATTTGTCTCACTTTACAGAATGGATTCTGTCATGTTCGGTCATTTCCGTCTGTCACAAGAGACAGACAATCAAACCAAAGTTTTTGCAGTTGTCTgcaagaagaaggaggaggtgagtaCATTTGAAGTTGAcacatgtatatacatatatgcatatttgtgtgtgtgtgtgtgtgtgtgtgtgtgtgtgtgtgtatattttcacTGAAGCACTACAGattgatttttgtcttttttcattattgtaaAGCTGTGTAAAGTGACACTTGCCCCAGCTCTGGGAGCAAAAGGTAGAAAATGAGTTTGATTTACTGTCACACGTTGACTTAGTATCATAATTTTCACTTCAAAGGTAATTTTAAATATCtataatttagattttaaataatcttgattttaaaatgttatattttgtacttactatttttagattttattttgattttcatGTTGGAGAGCGTCCAAACTTAATCAACTGACAGTCGAAGGGAAGCAAGAAAACACTAGATTTGTTACACCTGTTTGTCAGGATTgtcaaaaatgtaacattatactatattacattacattatattacattacaatacactACGCTATACTACATACTCATTGCTATTCAAAGTACTGTACACTTGGAGCAGTTAATTGCTCATGCTAGTTATAATCTTTTCTGTTACATCACTACAATTCAGAATATCTCAAATCCCCTCTGTACTTTTATGTAAATGATGAAGAATCCTAACATGTTAGTTTCCAACATTTTTGTCTAACTTGTATGTTAAGGTTGGAAGAAATGCATGTATGTAATGTTTGTCAGTCAGTCAATAATTCTGGTTGTGCAGCACAACatatagatataaaaataagaagaagaacaacaaatGGTTTCAgtctaaatacatttttttaaggttAGTAACGTGAGTCAACTAACTTGTGGATTTATTTAATGACAtattttcaaacatgttttacaagATACACACTACAGGGTGAAAACAGGAATCAACTCTTTTACTCATTACACGTGATGAAATTCAAACACAATTTTCTACACTGCTCATTAACTCAGTGACGTGTGTTACTgagtaacacacagacactcacccGCTCTGTTTATGAGTTTAAAACATTTACCAGCTAGTTTATGACTTAGCTTGTAAACTATGGTATACCTTCACAGAAAGTGGCCGAAATTCAAAGGAATCGGTTCTGCAGGCGGAACCCAGCTCCCGAGGCTGAGCACACCTTCCACGTGGGACTGAATCTCACCTCTGGGGGGCGTCAGAGTTTCACTAAGCTGGTGTGGAACCACCACTCCTGCCACATCACTTACAAGTAAGAAACTCAATataagtgggaaaaaaagatcgattacattgttttgtttttaaagtaagaTGTCAATTGTGTTTATTAGGCTGTCTGGAGAAACAGTCATCACTACTTTTGACCTGGACAGGATGTACGCACCTTTCTTCTTTGCACGTGTGAAGAGTTACACAGCTTTCTCCGAGCAGCCACTCTAAACATCCTGGCGACCTACACACACGATCCCTCCTAAGTCTGGAGATCACACCTGAAGGTCATTCACCACTTTAACAAAATGCATTCTCCTCAACCTGTCTTATTTGTGCTGCAGCTGGATTATAATGTTAATCAACCAACCTTCACGTTTCCTACACACAAGCATGTTACGTTTCAGGTTTACATGATAGAATACTACTTATTTTTCTGATTTCAGAAACGATGATAATGCTGAAAGCTAAAATAATCACCAACCTGTCCCCCGCTATTCCCAGCAATGAATGTTCatactgtttttgtttcatggtGCACTTTCTCCCTCAAATAAACAGTGGtgaac
This portion of the Scomber japonicus isolate fScoJap1 chromosome 14, fScoJap1.pri, whole genome shotgun sequence genome encodes:
- the fbxo9 gene encoding F-box only protein 9, whose protein sequence is MADDNADNGGMIEEEEDEGSDDPNPQLELSAFRAQWMSELKPSSEAGGASNPLRREKGRQSTQEIAREEKATELFLRAVHEEQNGAGYEAIKFYRMAMQLVPDIEFKVNYSRPDADQVEGNYREENDVDGEIEDLVAYFEHQLTLENSFPKICTPEMERSQMHISALPREILMYIFRWVVSSDLDMRALEQLSLVCRGFYMCARDPEIWRLACLRVWGRSCTKPVPFISWREMFLQRPRVRFDGVYISKTSYMRQGEESLDGFYRAWHHVEYYRYLRFFPDGSVIMLTTPEDPLSVVPRLRTRNTRMDSVMFGHFRLSQETDNQTKVFAVVCKKKEEKVAEIQRNRFCRRNPAPEAEHTFHVGLNLTSGGRQSFTKLVWNHHSCHITYKLSGETVITTFDLDRMYAPFFFARVKSYTAFSEQPL